The following DNA comes from Frankia casuarinae.
CATCGATCGTCGCACGCCGGAGCCGCGGCGGTTACCCCGCGGCGGACTCAGACGGGCGGCTGCAGCGCCGTGCGGCCGCGTCCCGCGCAGACCAGACACGTCCGGCAGGCCGGCACAAAGCCGCCGCGCATGGTGGCGAAGACCACCAGCAGCTCGCCCAATCCGTTGCAGCTCTTGCACACCTGGACCAGCCGGCACTCCGACCAGCCGTCGTCGTCCTCCGGCCACGCGGGGGTATTCACGTGATCTTCTTTCCCTGCGGGCCATGCCCGGGAGTCCGCCCGGGAACGACGATCGGCACCAACCTGCGCCACGAGAACTATCTCGGGATAGTCGCGGAGGGGTCCGCCACCCGCCACCCGCCACCAGACAACCCTTTTCGGGGGAGGGCCCTTTCGGGGAGGGCAAACCGCCACCGGCGCGGGACTCACACCATCGCCTGGAACATCCAGTGCTGCTCCTCCAGGTCGTGGACGATCTCGATGATCAGGTTCTGGGTGACCGGGTCGGCCTTCTCGGTCGCGTCCATGCGGGTACGCATCCTCGTGACCACCCCGGCGAGGACCTCGGTTGTCTGCCGGATCACCTTCTCATCCGGGATGTACCCCACCTCCACTCCCGGCAGGTGGGTGCTTCGGGCGACCGTCGAGGACTGACCGTCCGGGTTGACCCCGATCGCGACGGCACGTTCGGCGGTGGCGTCCGCGTAACGACGCGCCAGATCGACAACCTCGTCGAGTTGGCGATGCACACTACGGAAGGTGCGCCCGGTGACGTTCCAGTGCAGCTGCTTGGCGGACAGGGACAGGTCGATCAGGTCGATCAACGTGCCCTGGAGGGCCTCACCGGTGACACTTCGTGCCCCGTCGGACAGCGGGCTGCGGATGGCACTCATACTCGACCTCTCTCACGCCGGAGACATCTGCTCCCTGCGGCGTGCCCCGTGAAGAGATCCGTATGCGACCAGAACACCCGACGTCCAGAACGCCCCGACGTCCAGCACAGCCCGACGTCCAGCACAGCCCGACATCGCGAACGAGACACACATCGAGACCTACCTCATCGGGACCTACATCACGAACGGAGCGCACGTCATGAACGGAGCAGACCCCGAACGTGAACGGGACAGCCGACGTGGCAGGACACCGGAAGACGCCGGACGCGCAACTCAGGCCGCCCGGTCGACGACCGCGGCGCGGGCGGGAACCACCACGGTGGGCGCGCCGACCCGCGCGGCGACCGCCAGTTCGGCGAGTTCGAGATCCTCACTCACCTCGCGCAGCAGGTCCGCGAGCCGTACTCCCAGTGCGTCACAGATGGCGGCGAGCAACTCGGAGCTGGCCTCCTTCTGCCCACGCTCGACTTCCGAGAGGTAGCCGAGCGACACCCGTGCCGCCGACGACACCTCCCGAAGCGTGCGGTGCTGATCCTGACGGCGGCGGCGCAACGCCTCGCCGAGCATGCGTCGGAGCAGGACCATCGAGCCTCCTCCTTCGTCCGCGGGATGCGTTCACCGTATACCCACCGCCGCGACCATCGGGCCCTCGTTGACGGGACTGTAACTGTGTAAGCACCTCAGATCCGGTGATTGGTCTCGCGCATCAGGGTGCGCCGTCTCCGGTTGTGGTCATCTCGCTGTTCGGCAGCCCGGCGAGCATCCGACGCACCAGGTCCAGCGCGGACACCACCGCGTAGGTGCGGATGCGCGGCCGGTCCCCGGGCAGCCGTACCGACCGGGTGACGGTGCCGTCCGGTCCGGCCAGGCCGATATGCAGCGTTCCGACCGGTTTGTCCTCCTGCGGCTGCGGGCCCGCGACTCCCGTGGTGGCCAACCCGTAGGTGGCGCCCAGCCGGGACCGGACCCCCGCCGCCATCGCGGCGGCCGTCCTCGACGACACCGCGCCCTCGGCGGCCAACAGCCCCTCGTCGACACCGAGCGCCGACGCCTTGACCTCCGTGGCGTAGGAGACGATGCCGCCACGGAACGCGGCGCTCGCACCGGGGACGTCGGTCAGCCGCCCGGCGAGCAGCCCCCCGGTGATGGACTCCGCGACGGCCAGCGTCGCCGACCGCTGGACGAGCAGCCCCAGGACCACGCCTTCGAGGGAGTCGTCCGCACCGCCGTACACCCCGGCGCCCAGTGCGGTCCGGGCCGCGGTCTCCACCGGTGCGATCAGCATCTCGGCCTCGGCCCGATCCCGGGCCCGGGCCGTGATACGCACCCGGGTCTGGCCACCGCTGGCCAGGAACGCGATGCGCGGATTGCCGATCCGGGCAAGCCGGTCGACCTCGTCCGCGAGGGCCTCGGCGACGGCCGACTCCCACATGCCCGCCGTGCGCAGCACCCGGTGGACGACCACCGCGGGCTGCCCGGCCCGGCGCAGGATGTCGGGCAGCACGCTGGCGGTGAACATGCCGTTCATCTCGAACGGCACACCGGGCATCGCGTAGACGACGCCAGTCCCGATCTCCATCCGTATCCCCGGGGCTGTTCCGGTGCCGTTCGGCAGCGGTTGTGCCCCCTCGGGCAGGTCCGCCTGCCGGTAGTTCATCTGGGGCACGCGCCGGCCACCGTCACCGCGGCCCATGTCCCGGAACCGTCGCCGCAGCATCGACTCCAGGAAGTCGTCCCGGCGCAGGCCGACGCCGGCCGCGGCGGCGATGCCCTCGCGGGTCAGGTCGTCCTGGGTGGGACCGAGCCCTCCGGTCATGATGACGACGTCAGCCCGGTCCAGTGCCACCCGGATCGCCGTGGCGATCATGTCGATGTCGTCACCGACGACCGTTGACGTCGTGACGGTCACTCCGACGTCGGCCAGCTGCCGACCCAACCAGGCCGCGTTGCCGTTGACGATGTCGCCGTAGAGAAGTTCGTCCCCCACCGCCAGCAGCTCAGCGCGCATCGGTCCGCCCCTCCGTCTTCCTGATGGTCGGTCCGGCCGCCGTCGACGGGTCGGACCCGGCCGGCCCCGCCATCCGGTGGCGCACCGAGGGGCCGGTGCCGGGCGAGAGGCCGGTGGATGGTGCGCCCCTCGGCGGGGTGACACCGCCGGAATCCCGCGAGGCCCGCCGCCGCAGCGTGAGAGCTCGACAGACGTAATCGATCCCGGTGACCATGGCGACCACCACGCCGGCCGCGAGAATCACGGCCCGGCTCGTGGCGGCAACGCCCGCCAGCGGAAGCACGTAGAGACCGATCGCGACGTTCAGCAGCAGGGTCTTGGCCTTGCCCCCACGGCTCGCCGCGATCACCCCGAAGCGGATCACCCACAAGCGCAGGAGGGTGACACCGACCTCCCGCAGGAGGATCAGTGCGGTGACCGGCCAGGGCAGCTCGCCGAGCACGGACAGCGAGATCAACGCGGCACCGGTCAGCGCCTTGTCGGCGATCGGATCGACCAGGATGCCGAAGTCGGTGACGAGGTGCCAGCGGCGGGCGATGGAGCCGTCGATCTGGTCGGTCATCGCGGCCACCGCATAGGCGCCGAAGGCGGCGTACCGCCAGGTGTGACCGTCGGGCCCGGCGAACAGGAAGACCACGAAGACCGGCACCAACACCAGCCGCGTGATCGTCAGCAGGTTGGCGACGTTGACCACCGGGGCCGCGGGGACCACCGGGGCAGAAACGGGCTCCGCGGGGAGCGGCGACGGCCCTTCGCCGCGCTCCCCCTGGCGTCGGCGCCCGACGCCGTCACGTCCCATCCGCGACGCCCCGGCCCACGAGGGCCGCCGCCCGGTCCGGCGTCGGCCGCGCGACCGCAGCCGTGGGACGGGCCCGATCGAGCACCGCGATGAACTCCGCGATCAGATCGACACCCTCGGTGGCGACCACCCGGGCCTCGACGAGATCCCCCACCCCGACGAGATCCCCCACCCCGAGGCGCTCCGGCCCGTCATCCGCCGCGCCGCCCGGGGACAGTCGCACGACGCACCCGCCGTCGACCTCCGCCTGCTGGTGGGCGGCGCAGCCGGTGGCCAGACCACCGGCGACCTCCTCCACCAGGACCTGTACCCGGGAGCCGATCCGCGCGTCCGCCCGGGCGGCGGTCAGCTGCTCGACGAGGTCGGTGACGCGTACCCGGCGGCGCTCGATCAGCTCATCGGGGATCTTGTCTGTCAGCCCGGCGGCCTCGGTACCCTCCTCGTCGGAGTAGCCGAACACGCCGACGGCGTCGAGCTCGGCGGCCTCGAGGAACTCCGCGAGGATGTCGACATCCTCGGGGGTCTCCCCCGGGAACCCGACGATGACGTTGGATCGCGCCCCCAGCTCGGGCGCCAGCGCGCGGGCGCGGGCGAGCAGGTCGAGGAAGTGCCCACTGCCACCGAAGCGGCGCATCCGGCGCAGCACCGGCGGGCTCGCGTGCTGGAAGGACAGATCGAGATAGGGCGCGAGGCCCGGAGTGGTCAGCAGCACCTCGAGCAGCGACGGACGCATCTCGGCGGGCTGCAGGTAGACCGTGCGCACCCGGACGATGCCCGACACCGCCGCGAGTTGCGGCAGCAGCTTCTCCAGCGCGCGCAGATCCCCGAGGTCCTTGCCGTAGGAGGTGGAGTTCTCGCTGACCAGGACCAGCTCGCGGGCACCCTGACCGGCCAGCCATTCGGCCTCGGCGAGCACGTCGTCGGGTGACCGCGAGACGTGGGAGCCGCGGAACGACGGGATCGCGCAGAAGGCGCAGCGCCGGTCACACCCGCTGGAGATCTTCAGGACGGCGACCGGCCCGGCCGTCAACCGCCGGCGCAGCGGAACGGCTCCGGTGGACACCGCGGCCGGCGGGAGAGCGGGGGCGGCCCGGTCCACCGGGGTGATCGGCAGCATCGTCCGCCGGTCACGCGGGGAGTGCGCGGGCACCGGGGTACCGGCCAGCACGGCCGCGAGGTGCGTGGCGATGTTCGGATAGGCATCGAATCCGAGGACCGCGTCCGCCTCGGGCAGGCTCTCGGCGAGCTCGGTTCCGTAACGCTCGGCCAGGCAGCCCACGGCCACCACCGCGCGCGGACCCGGGCCGGCGCCGTCCGCGGGACCGGACGGACCGCCACCGGCCCGCAGGCCGTCCGCCGCAAGCAGAGCGTCGATGGAGTCCTTCTTCGCCGCGTCGACGAATCCGCAGGTGTTGACGAGCACGGCGTCGGCGTCGGCGGCGTCGGAGACGAGCTCCCACCCGTCCGCGCCGAGCCGGGCGGCCAGCTCCTCCGAATCCACCTCGTTCCGGGAACAACCGAGCGTGATCAGAGCTACCCGGCGATGGAGGCGTGTGGACACCAGGTCAGGCTACCGGGACCGGCGCGGGCGGTGGCGCGGCCACGAGACCGCTACGCTGTTCGTCGCCGACCTCGCAGGCGCCGGAGGCTGCGGCGCTCACCCGGATCGTCACGACCTGCCCGAGCCCGCCCGGCGCCCCGAGGCTCCTGCCGTTGCACGACACATCGACCGCACCGGCATTGCCCACCCTGATGTGCAGGGCCCCCGACGCCGTCACCGTCCGGCTGTCGCCGGACTGCAGGAGCTGGGAGAGCAGGACATGCTCGGCGTCGTCGCGCACCTCCAGCCAGCTCTGCGCGTCGCGTACCGTCAGGACGACGTTCACCCCTGTCGGCGCGGGCGTGGTCACGCTGGGAGCGGCCGGGCTCGTCGAGACCGGCGGGACGCTCACGGTCGGAGTGAGCCCCACGGCCCCGCCCGGCCCCGGCGCGGCCCTGTCGTCCGAGGAACCGGAGGAACCTGGCAGCAGCAACGCGAGAGCCACGATGACGCACACCACGACCAGCGAAACGATCATTGCCGGACCCCACCGGAACCCGCCGCGCCGCCGGCGGGACCCCCCGCGCAGCGGATCGAACTCGGCCGAGGGGATAATCATCAATGGGCCGGTGTGGTGCTCGTGCGAGGCGTCGTAAGCCGCCAGCACCCGCCCGGGATCGAGCCCGAGGGTGGTGGCGATGCTGCGCAGATGCCCGCGGGCATACACCGTGCCGCCGCACTGCGAGAAGTCGTCCCGCTCGATCTGATCGATCAGACCCGCCCTGACCCGGGTGCGCTCGCTGACCTGGGAGACCGTGAGACCGCGGTCACGCCGCGCCGCGGCCAGGATGGACCCGACGCTGTCCCGCGGCTGCGGATCGTCCGCGGACTGCATGAGCGAACCTCCGCAACCGTCTTTTCCGCCTACCGTGGGCGCGAGGCCTTCAGTTTACGGTGCGTCCCCCGGCGCTGAAAGCGGGGACATTCCACCGGAGG
Coding sequences within:
- a CDS encoding Dps family protein, translated to MSAIRSPLSDGARSVTGEALQGTLIDLIDLSLSAKQLHWNVTGRTFRSVHRQLDEVVDLARRYADATAERAVAIGVNPDGQSSTVARSTHLPGVEVGYIPDEKVIRQTTEVLAGVVTRMRTRMDATEKADPVTQNLIIEIVHDLEEQHWMFQAMV
- a CDS encoding helix-turn-helix domain-containing protein translates to MVLLRRMLGEALRRRRQDQHRTLREVSSAARVSLGYLSEVERGQKEASSELLAAICDALGVRLADLLREVSEDLELAELAVAARVGAPTVVVPARAAVVDRAA
- a CDS encoding competence/damage-inducible protein A, which encodes MRAELLAVGDELLYGDIVNGNAAWLGRQLADVGVTVTTSTVVGDDIDMIATAIRVALDRADVVIMTGGLGPTQDDLTREGIAAAAGVGLRRDDFLESMLRRRFRDMGRGDGGRRVPQMNYRQADLPEGAQPLPNGTGTAPGIRMEIGTGVVYAMPGVPFEMNGMFTASVLPDILRRAGQPAVVVHRVLRTAGMWESAVAEALADEVDRLARIGNPRIAFLASGGQTRVRITARARDRAEAEMLIAPVETAARTALGAGVYGGADDSLEGVVLGLLVQRSATLAVAESITGGLLAGRLTDVPGASAAFRGGIVSYATEVKASALGVDEGLLAAEGAVSSRTAAAMAAGVRSRLGATYGLATTGVAGPQPQEDKPVGTLHIGLAGPDGTVTRSVRLPGDRPRIRTYAVVSALDLVRRMLAGLPNSEMTTTGDGAP
- a CDS encoding CDP-alcohol phosphatidyltransferase family protein; amino-acid sequence: MGRDGVGRRRQGERGEGPSPLPAEPVSAPVVPAAPVVNVANLLTITRLVLVPVFVVFLFAGPDGHTWRYAAFGAYAVAAMTDQIDGSIARRWHLVTDFGILVDPIADKALTGAALISLSVLGELPWPVTALILLREVGVTLLRLWVIRFGVIAASRGGKAKTLLLNVAIGLYVLPLAGVAATSRAVILAAGVVVAMVTGIDYVCRALTLRRRASRDSGGVTPPRGAPSTGLSPGTGPSVRHRMAGPAGSDPSTAAGPTIRKTEGRTDAR
- a CDS encoding 30S ribosomal protein S12 methylthiotransferase RimO; protein product: MSTRLHRRVALITLGCSRNEVDSEELAARLGADGWELVSDAADADAVLVNTCGFVDAAKKDSIDALLAADGLRAGGGPSGPADGAGPGPRAVVAVGCLAERYGTELAESLPEADAVLGFDAYPNIATHLAAVLAGTPVPAHSPRDRRTMLPITPVDRAAPALPPAAVSTGAVPLRRRLTAGPVAVLKISSGCDRRCAFCAIPSFRGSHVSRSPDDVLAEAEWLAGQGARELVLVSENSTSYGKDLGDLRALEKLLPQLAAVSGIVRVRTVYLQPAEMRPSLLEVLLTTPGLAPYLDLSFQHASPPVLRRMRRFGGSGHFLDLLARARALAPELGARSNVIVGFPGETPEDVDILAEFLEAAELDAVGVFGYSDEEGTEAAGLTDKIPDELIERRRVRVTDLVEQLTAARADARIGSRVQVLVEEVAGGLATGCAAHQQAEVDGGCVVRLSPGGAADDGPERLGVGDLVGVGDLVEARVVATEGVDLIAEFIAVLDRARPTAAVARPTPDRAAALVGRGVADGT
- a CDS encoding helix-turn-helix domain-containing protein, which codes for MQSADDPQPRDSVGSILAAARRDRGLTVSQVSERTRVRAGLIDQIERDDFSQCGGTVYARGHLRSIATTLGLDPGRVLAAYDASHEHHTGPLMIIPSAEFDPLRGGSRRRRGGFRWGPAMIVSLVVVCVIVALALLLPGSSGSSDDRAAPGPGGAVGLTPTVSVPPVSTSPAAPSVTTPAPTGVNVVLTVRDAQSWLEVRDDAEHVLLSQLLQSGDSRTVTASGALHIRVGNAGAVDVSCNGRSLGAPGGLGQVVTIRVSAAASGACEVGDEQRSGLVAAPPPAPVPVA